The genomic window TCGAGGGCGAAGCGGCCGCCGATCTCGGGACGACGGGCGTCGACCACCTCCAGCACTCCGCCGCCCTCCGCCGCGTAGCTCCGGGCGCTCAGGCACCGGGCGACGTCGAGCGGCCGGAGCCACAGGAAGTCGCGCTCCTGCTCCACCTTCACGCTGCGGGGGTCGACGAGCCGCCAGCGCAGCGCCAGGTCGACCGGCGCGTCCCGCCAGCGCAGCTGCCGCACCAGGTCGACGTCCATGAGGTAGCGCAGCAGGATCGCCTCCACCTGCTCGTCGGCCGACGCCAGGTCGGCGATCTGCAGCTCGAAGTACTCGCCGCCGGGGGCGCCGCCCTCCTTGATCCGGTAGACCGCGAACCCGTCGGGGATGCCGTCGGCGTCGTCGTGGACCACCACGTAGCGGGCGCTGGCGCCGCCGCGGTCCTCGCTGGGGTCGAGGGCGAGCATCCGCCACCAGGCGGCGTTGCGGCCCAGCTCACCGGGCGTCCGCCGCCAGTGGCGCTCCCACACGGCGGGCCGCAGGTCGACCGCCTCGGCGTCGGTCACCAGGCGCAGCCGCCCGGGGTCGGCAGCACCGACGTCGACCACCTCGGCCGAGCGGGTGGTGTCGACCACCACGGTCTGGAAGCGGGCGGCGACCCCGTAGCCGTAACGGCCGTAGATGGACCCCTCGCTGGCGGTGAGACCCGCGACCGCCTCGCCCCGCTCCACACCCTGGTCGAGGAGGGCGCCCATGATGGCGTTCAGCACGCCCCGGCGCCGGTGGGTGGGCAGCACGCCGACCTCGGTGACGGCCGTCAGGGGCACCGAGTTGCCCCCGGGGAGGGCGACATCGAAGGTGAAGTTGCCGCCCGTGCCGACGACGGTGGGCCCGTCCTCGACCACGAACGTGCGGTCGACCTCGGCCACCATCGTGAGCTCCCGCCGGTAGCTCTCCGAGGCGACGGGTCCC from Acidimicrobiales bacterium includes these protein-coding regions:
- a CDS encoding GNAT family N-acetyltransferase, encoding MDWKPRVIEPDELDAVVDLSATVFGQGPVASESYRRELTMVAEVDRTFVVEDGPTVVGTGGNFTFDVALPGGNSVPLTAVTEVGVLPTHRRRGVLNAIMGALLDQGVERGEAVAGLTASEGSIYGRYGYGVAARFQTVVVDTTRSAEVVDVGAADPGRLRLVTDAEAVDLRPAVWERHWRRTPGELGRNAAWWRMLALDPSEDRGGASARYVVVHDDADGIPDGFAVYRIKEGGAPGGEYFELQIADLASADEQVEAILLRYLMDVDLVRQLRWRDAPVDLALRWRLVDPRSVKVEQERDFLWLRPLDVARCLSARSYAAEGGGVLEVVDARRPEIGGRFALDAGPDGTDCARVSVEPDVVLGMAQLGALLLGGVTWSTLQRAGVVEERTPGTVDRLDAAFRPTRAPHCTTGF